From Cellulomonas oligotrophica, a single genomic window includes:
- a CDS encoding sensor histidine kinase: MTDQDPPLRAPLGVRGVRGFDVTTRVVIALALAVTPVHVLQTGSGAAGWLALAVSCVGVVLVGLRPRVALVLVAGAPVLGALLGAQPLPLWTVTCFAAFLLTLRGTSGLLVAVVGVVTTTAATFFTSWTFAVETNPEVAVAPFAALAAAGAGSAMRSQRQYWSALEARARDAVASRQAAVDRSVAEERVRIARDLHDGVGHRIAVVSMHLGAAEVHLPPGADAARADVTAARGAVQQVLRETQQILHVLRVGPDDATVAPTPGHERIPQLVEAFVAAGVQVDADLPDLGRPLPPEVSAAAFRIVQEALTNAQRHGTGTVWLRVGLADAVRIEVVNVRSRRPAGTGGGHGLVGMRERAASAGGRLDARADGETFRVRAELPAVPAETEVDA, encoded by the coding sequence GTGACCGACCAGGACCCGCCGCTGCGCGCACCCCTCGGCGTGCGCGGCGTGCGGGGCTTCGACGTCACGACGCGCGTCGTCATCGCCCTCGCGCTGGCCGTCACCCCGGTGCACGTGCTCCAGACCGGCAGCGGGGCCGCCGGGTGGCTCGCTCTCGCGGTCTCGTGCGTCGGGGTCGTGCTGGTCGGGCTGCGGCCGCGCGTCGCGCTGGTCCTCGTCGCGGGCGCACCGGTCCTCGGCGCGCTGCTGGGTGCGCAGCCCCTGCCGCTGTGGACCGTCACGTGCTTCGCGGCGTTCCTGCTGACCCTGCGCGGCACGTCGGGCCTGCTCGTCGCCGTCGTCGGGGTCGTCACCACCACGGCGGCCACGTTCTTCACGTCGTGGACCTTCGCGGTCGAGACCAACCCCGAGGTCGCGGTCGCACCCTTCGCGGCGCTGGCGGCCGCGGGCGCCGGGTCCGCGATGCGCAGCCAGCGGCAGTACTGGAGCGCCCTCGAGGCGCGCGCCCGCGACGCCGTGGCGAGCCGCCAGGCGGCCGTCGACCGCAGCGTCGCCGAGGAGCGCGTGCGGATCGCCCGCGACCTGCACGACGGCGTCGGTCACCGCATCGCGGTGGTGAGCATGCACCTGGGCGCCGCCGAGGTGCACCTGCCGCCCGGTGCCGACGCCGCCCGCGCCGACGTGACCGCGGCGCGCGGCGCGGTGCAGCAGGTGCTGCGCGAGACGCAGCAGATCCTGCACGTGCTGCGCGTCGGCCCGGACGACGCGACCGTCGCGCCCACGCCCGGCCACGAGCGCATCCCGCAGCTCGTCGAGGCCTTCGTCGCCGCGGGGGTGCAGGTCGACGCCGACCTGCCCGACCTGGGCCGGCCCCTGCCGCCCGAGGTCAGCGCCGCCGCGTTCCGCATCGTGCAGGAGGCCCTGACCAACGCGCAGCGGCACGGCACCGGCACCGTGTGGCTGCGGGTGGGCCTGGCCGACGCCGTGCGCATCGAGGTCGTCAACGTGCGCTCGCGCCGGCCCGCCGGCACCGGCGGCGGCCACGGGCTGGTCGGGATGCGCGAGCGGGCGGCGTCCGCGGGCGGGCGGCTGGACGCCCGCGCGGACGGGGAGACGTTCCGGGTCCGGGCCGAGCTGCCCGCGGTCCCGGCCGAGACGGAGGTGGACGCATGA
- a CDS encoding response regulator, which translates to MIRVALVDDQELIRAGLRTILDAHPATQVVAEAADGLAALRVCRPDAVDVVLMDVRMPGIDGVEATRRLRAAGALPRILVLTTFDQDENVLAALRAGADGFLSKGAGPAEIVAAVERVAAGGRALSPGALDALVDHVAGAQETPPDPDAVALLALLTPREREVVEAAVRGWDNVQIGARLHLSPLTVKTHANRAMTKVGARDRAQLVSLAVRAGVRP; encoded by the coding sequence ATGATCCGGGTGGCCCTCGTGGACGACCAGGAGCTGATCCGGGCCGGGCTGCGCACGATCCTCGACGCGCACCCGGCCACGCAGGTGGTGGCCGAGGCCGCCGACGGGCTCGCCGCCCTGCGGGTGTGCCGGCCCGACGCGGTCGACGTCGTGCTCATGGACGTGCGGATGCCCGGCATCGACGGCGTCGAGGCGACGCGGCGCCTGCGCGCGGCCGGCGCCCTGCCGCGCATCCTCGTGCTCACCACGTTCGACCAGGACGAGAACGTGCTGGCCGCGCTGCGCGCCGGCGCCGACGGGTTCCTCAGCAAGGGCGCGGGGCCCGCGGAGATCGTCGCGGCGGTCGAACGCGTCGCCGCCGGGGGGCGTGCGCTGTCCCCGGGGGCGCTCGACGCCCTCGTCGACCACGTCGCCGGCGCGCAGGAGACGCCCCCGGACCCCGACGCGGTCGCGCTCCTCGCGCTGCTGACGCCCCGCGAGCGCGAGGTCGTCGAGGCGGCGGTCCGCGGGTGGGACAACGTCCAGATCGGCGCCCGTCTGCACCTGTCGCCGCTGACGGTGAAGACGCACGCGAACCGGGCGATGACGAAGGTCGGCGCCCGGGACCGCGCCCAGCTGGTGTCGCTCGCGGTGCGGGCCGGCGTGCGCCCCTGA
- a CDS encoding DUF2252 domain-containing protein: MPTRSERAAAGRAVRAAVPRGALADPGVTTGRADPVGLVVAQEATRVANLLPLRHRRMAASPFAFYRGSAVVMAHDLASVPATGLTVQLCGDAHLANFGLYASPERRLLLDLNDFDETAPGPFEWDVKRLVASVELAAREIGAPAAGRRAAVVATARAYRVAMRGFARMSTLDVWYARLDADRALVEQARPAGGRAARRTERALARARRRDQLSAVGGLTTVEDGVRRFVPDPPLLQTLDGLVGPERAGAFRDGLGDLLRGYRRTLPSDRRHLLDRYRLVDVARKVVGVGSVGTRAFVLVVQGDDADDALVLQAKEAQRSVVAAVLGTRGPAQEGQRVVEGQRLMQAASDVLLGWQRTAGVDGVARDYYVRQLRDWKGGFDVAGARLPGLTAYGRACAWTLARAHARSGDRVAVAAYLGGGDRADEAFADLAAACADRTEADHAAFAAAVRSGRLTGVDA, encoded by the coding sequence GTGCCGACGAGGAGCGAGCGTGCGGCCGCCGGCCGTGCGGTGCGGGCCGCCGTGCCGCGCGGTGCGCTGGCCGACCCGGGCGTGACCACGGGCCGGGCGGACCCCGTCGGGCTCGTCGTCGCGCAGGAGGCCACGCGCGTCGCGAACCTGCTGCCGCTGCGGCACCGGCGCATGGCTGCGTCGCCGTTCGCGTTCTACCGCGGCAGCGCGGTCGTCATGGCGCACGACCTGGCGTCGGTGCCCGCCACCGGGCTCACGGTGCAGCTGTGCGGGGACGCGCACCTGGCCAACTTCGGGCTGTACGCCTCGCCGGAGCGGCGGCTGCTGCTCGACCTGAACGACTTCGACGAGACGGCGCCCGGGCCGTTCGAGTGGGACGTGAAGCGGCTGGTCGCGAGCGTCGAGCTGGCGGCGCGGGAGATCGGCGCGCCGGCGGCGGGGCGCCGCGCGGCGGTGGTCGCGACCGCGCGGGCGTACCGGGTCGCGATGCGCGGCTTCGCCCGCATGTCGACGCTGGACGTCTGGTACGCGCGCCTCGACGCCGACCGGGCGCTGGTCGAGCAGGCCCGCCCGGCCGGGGGGCGTGCCGCGCGGCGGACGGAGCGCGCGCTGGCCCGGGCGCGCCGACGGGACCAGCTGAGCGCGGTGGGGGGCCTGACCACGGTCGAGGACGGGGTGCGCCGGTTCGTGCCCGACCCGCCGCTGCTGCAGACCCTCGACGGGCTGGTCGGCCCCGAGCGTGCGGGGGCGTTCCGCGACGGACTGGGCGACCTGCTGCGCGGGTACCGCCGGACCCTGCCGTCGGACCGGCGTCACCTGCTCGACCGCTACCGGCTCGTCGACGTCGCCCGCAAGGTCGTCGGCGTGGGCAGCGTGGGGACGCGCGCGTTCGTGCTGGTGGTCCAGGGCGACGACGCCGACGACGCGCTGGTGCTCCAGGCCAAGGAGGCGCAGCGGTCCGTCGTGGCGGCGGTCCTGGGCACGCGCGGGCCGGCGCAGGAGGGGCAGCGCGTCGTCGAGGGGCAGCGGCTGATGCAGGCGGCGTCGGACGTGCTCCTCGGCTGGCAGCGCACTGCGGGCGTCGACGGCGTGGCCCGGGACTACTACGTGCGTCAGCTGCGCGACTGGAAGGGCGGGTTCGACGTCGCCGGTGCCCGGCTGCCGGGCCTGACCGCGTACGGGCGGGCGTGCGCGTGGACCCTCGCGCGGGCCCACGCCCGCTCGGGGGACCGGGTGGCGGTCGCCGCGTACCTCGGCGGCGGCGACCGCGCGGACGAGGCGTTCGCCGACCTGGCGGCGGCGTGCGCGGACCGGACGGAGGCCGACCACGCGGCGTTCGCCGCGGCGGTGCGGTCCGGCCGGCTGACGGGGGTCGACGCCTGA